The DNA sequence TGTTTTATATATTAATTTCAAAAAACCAAGTCATGCAGATGACTCAGAAATAATGGATGACGATGTAATAATCCGATACGAAAAAGGAGACGTTATAGGTATTACCATTATTAATGCCAGTAAAAGAGAAGTTTTAAGCGATAT is a window from the Methanobacterium sp. genome containing:
- a CDS encoding DUF2283 domain-containing protein; the protein is MGNIEVKKILHIVPELLKMPYPRIWTDYDKEADVLYINFKKPSHADDSEIMDDDVIIRYEKGDVIGITIINASKREVLSDI